The proteins below are encoded in one region of Deltaproteobacteria bacterium:
- a CDS encoding methyltransferase domain-containing protein: MFSYVFMKILENRPERYDKGINILSLGHAKKIRREIVQLHVKPRMEILDIGCGTGSLIIDAAKAGAITTGVDISTGMLAVARKQIANSGMQDRITLHNAGAAEIGSIFDENSFDLIVSTLVFSELYAEERALTLNQIKRLLKPNGMLVIAAEVQPEKPLKRIIHFLVRFPLIILTYVIAQTGTKAIPGISEEISESGLTIIGESRSFLDSFIVLSAQKPADDNPDETVLPGAGKPKDDFSLIKSVWDFIGRWFPNPVEPGLRIIGKPDRNSPVILTSNFHLTVRRVERSLKGENVFLLVAPANGINVWCASCGGELNAHSVITIIKTSRINERVDHHKIILPQFSAPGIDCNLLKKETGRTGLFGPAYSKNIPLFLKNRKIVFEHNKAEFPLLFRLEMLLSMNFIVWIVMGISTLLIKPDMFFSLSAFFWITGFMLYAGFPLIPGKSGWLKAAVLSGIEVILISMFSIFILNMPVFSHWKTMIIVSVINIWFGFDLRGIVAGNPSEAEWLMHKLGMASFGHIFSAEAFSSGRIRQDVNRCNNCRVCFMVCPKGVFGIIDKSRIRIQKQLECFACNACVTQCAEEALSLGSAQ, from the coding sequence ATGTTTTCTTATGTCTTCATGAAAATACTTGAGAACCGGCCCGAACGTTATGATAAGGGCATTAATATTCTTTCGTTGGGCCACGCAAAAAAGATCAGAAGGGAAATTGTACAACTTCACGTAAAACCTCGCATGGAAATACTTGATATCGGTTGTGGAACGGGCTCACTGATTATAGATGCTGCAAAGGCAGGAGCTATCACAACAGGCGTGGATATATCAACTGGAATGTTAGCGGTCGCTCGAAAACAGATTGCCAACAGTGGGATGCAGGATAGGATTACCCTTCATAATGCCGGGGCTGCTGAAATAGGTTCGATTTTTGATGAAAATAGTTTCGATCTGATTGTATCGACTCTTGTTTTCAGTGAACTCTATGCTGAAGAAAGAGCATTAACGTTAAATCAGATCAAGAGATTATTGAAACCGAACGGCATGCTTGTAATTGCCGCAGAAGTTCAGCCTGAAAAACCACTAAAAAGGATAATCCACTTCTTAGTTCGTTTCCCTTTAATCATTTTGACCTATGTCATTGCCCAAACCGGTACAAAAGCAATACCTGGAATTTCGGAAGAAATAAGTGAATCAGGCTTAACCATCATCGGGGAGAGTCGTTCATTCCTGGATAGCTTCATTGTGCTTTCGGCCCAAAAACCAGCGGATGACAACCCCGATGAAACTGTATTGCCCGGAGCAGGCAAACCGAAAGATGATTTTTCACTTATTAAATCCGTATGGGATTTTATCGGTCGCTGGTTTCCAAATCCCGTTGAACCGGGCCTTCGAATCATAGGCAAGCCGGACAGAAACTCACCTGTGATTCTTACCAGTAATTTTCATCTTACTGTACGACGGGTTGAGAGATCATTAAAAGGTGAAAATGTTTTCCTGCTGGTGGCACCTGCAAACGGTATTAATGTATGGTGTGCATCTTGTGGGGGAGAATTAAACGCGCATTCAGTAATAACGATTATTAAAACGAGCCGAATTAATGAAAGAGTTGATCACCATAAAATTATTCTGCCGCAATTTTCAGCGCCGGGTATTGACTGCAACCTTCTTAAGAAAGAGACAGGACGAACTGGACTTTTCGGTCCGGCATATTCTAAAAACATTCCTTTGTTCTTAAAAAACCGTAAAATAGTATTTGAGCATAACAAAGCCGAGTTCCCTTTATTATTCAGGTTGGAAATGCTGCTTTCAATGAACTTCATTGTCTGGATTGTAATGGGAATAAGTACGTTGTTAATAAAACCAGATATGTTTTTCTCCCTCAGCGCCTTTTTCTGGATAACGGGCTTTATGCTTTATGCCGGATTTCCTTTAATCCCGGGGAAAAGTGGCTGGCTCAAAGCAGCTGTCTTATCCGGAATAGAAGTCATCTTGATCTCTATGTTTTCCATTTTTATATTGAACATGCCTGTATTCAGCCATTGGAAAACAATGATAATAGTCAGTGTAATAAACATCTGGTTTGGCTTCGATTTGAGAGGCATTGTGGCAGGCAACCCGTCAGAGGCCGAATGGTTAATGCATAAACTTGGAATGGCCTCTTTCGGGCATATTTTTTCAGCCGAAGCCTTTAGCTCTGGAAGAATTCGCCAGGATGTAAATAGATGTAATAATTGCCGGGTCTGTTTTATGGTTTGTCCGAAAGGCGTATTTGGGATTATAGATAAAAGCAGGATCAGAATTCAAAAACAGTTGGAATGTTTTGCGTGTAATGCCTGTGTCACCCAATGTGCGGAAGAGGCCTTATCTTTAGGTTCAGCACAATAA
- a CDS encoding class I SAM-dependent methyltransferase — MDFLRPYQGWIETNDIIKSGITQGSALEVGPGPGYLGLEWLTKTQNTTLNALDISNDMLKIAERNANEYNLTDRVEYIEGMGDKMPFEDNLFDAVFTNGSLHEWHDPENTFNEICRVLKSNGKFFISDLRRDMNIFVKWFLLINTKPKEIRPGLITSIDAAYTPDELRELIKETKSLNCKVTENIIGVKITGFKQM, encoded by the coding sequence ATGGACTTTTTGCGACCCTATCAAGGTTGGATTGAGACAAATGACATCATTAAAAGTGGAATAACACAAGGATCAGCACTTGAAGTTGGTCCAGGTCCTGGATACCTTGGACTTGAATGGCTAACAAAAACTCAAAATACAACTCTTAACGCATTAGATATTAGTAATGATATGCTAAAAATCGCGGAACGTAATGCAAATGAATACAATTTGACAGACCGAGTTGAATATATAGAAGGCATGGGTGATAAAATGCCCTTTGAAGATAATTTGTTTGATGCAGTCTTTACAAATGGTTCTCTTCACGAGTGGCATGATCCTGAAAATACATTTAACGAGATATGCCGAGTCTTAAAATCGAATGGAAAATTTTTTATCTCAGACTTGAGAAGAGATATGAATATATTTGTGAAATGGTTTCTGTTGATTAATACAAAACCCAAAGAAATACGACCAGGGCTTATTACTTCAATTGATGCAGCCTATACTCCTGATGAATTAAGAGAATTAATAAAAGAAACGAAATCATTGAATTGTAAAGTTACTGAGAATATAATTGGAGTTAAAATTACAGGTTTTAAACAGATGTAA
- a CDS encoding methyltransferase domain-containing protein, protein MVFDWDGSKYAAISDLQAEVGKTLINTVRLQPHYKILDIGCGVGNLTAELASRCNQGFVLGIDASSSMINQAKAHAAGTSNIEFLVLDAENIQFQHEFDVVFSNSVLHWVPENKKVLLDIHTALKSKGHIGLQFPLLNENHPLIYYTRLAVTALGLEEYYHAWKFPWFVTDEKDYKSMLRAVGYQDISVKKVQNDFRFRMASQVYDFFDSVGLPMYLSPLGAGQKRLFKQKLLQEIEKDDTGRGIILHFQRLFAFGSVP, encoded by the coding sequence ATGGTTTTTGATTGGGATGGTTCAAAATACGCTGCGATTTCAGATTTACAGGCAGAAGTGGGAAAAACGCTTATCAATACTGTCCGGCTTCAACCACACTATAAAATTCTGGACATAGGTTGTGGGGTAGGCAATCTCACCGCCGAATTGGCATCTCGATGTAATCAGGGATTTGTCCTGGGAATTGATGCATCATCATCGATGATCAATCAAGCAAAGGCTCATGCTGCCGGCACCTCGAATATCGAATTTCTCGTATTGGATGCTGAGAATATCCAGTTTCAGCATGAATTTGATGTGGTTTTTTCTAATTCGGTCTTGCACTGGGTTCCAGAGAATAAAAAAGTTCTCCTGGATATCCATACAGCGCTAAAGTCGAAAGGGCACATTGGTTTGCAGTTTCCTTTGCTGAATGAGAACCATCCCCTTATTTATTATACTCGACTGGCAGTTACGGCGCTTGGACTTGAAGAATATTATCATGCTTGGAAGTTTCCATGGTTTGTTACAGATGAAAAGGACTATAAAAGTATGTTGCGGGCCGTTGGATACCAGGATATTTCTGTAAAGAAGGTGCAAAATGATTTCAGATTTAGAATGGCTTCACAGGTTTACGACTTTTTTGATTCAGTTGGGTTGCCAATGTATTTGAGTCCGTTAGGGGCAGGCCAGAAGCGTCTATTCAAACAAAAGCTGCTTCAAGAAATAGAAAAGGACGATACGGGCAGAGGGATAATTCTTCATTTTCAACGATTATTCGCTTTTGGGTCAGTTCCTTAA
- a CDS encoding DHA2 family efflux MFS transporter permease subunit — translation MRRNRVTDRTSQTNKWLVAIVVMLPSVIEIIDTSIVNVSLDHIRGALSASIGEATWAISAYLVSNAIVIPLSGWLSRLFGRKRYQIGSILIFTASSFMCGAAWSLQSLIAFRVLQGLGGGGLVPVSQAILLEAFPKKEHGMAMALFGMGVLVGPIVGPLLGGYITYNFSWRWIFYINIPIGLLSILLSVLFIHDPSYMKRQRMKIDYMGFFFLAVGLGALQYVLDTGQRKDWFASPYVSGFAIISAVCLIFLVLNEMFTDEPVINLGLFKKRSFTSGSVVMFFVMFNLYGSLILLPIFLQTLMGYTSLQAGLVLGPGGFIAIMVMPIAGILVTRVDPKKVLTVGILICAGTTYAMSLFNLDTDFWTFVWPRVTLGIGMPLIFIPLTILTLSPIPKENMGGATSMYNMLRNLGGSVGIAFAGTMAARRGQFHQSRLVDHLSVLDPSYAMAKAKTAAVLSWKGLHSLPPDAGIYRELIFQARMLGFNDAFFLVAMMLLSSLVLVLFIKRPTRDTGKG, via the coding sequence ATGCGAAGGAATCGCGTGACTGATCGAACCAGCCAAACCAACAAGTGGCTCGTGGCCATTGTAGTCATGCTGCCGAGTGTTATCGAGATCATCGATACGTCCATCGTCAACGTATCACTGGATCACATTCGGGGGGCACTGTCTGCGAGCATCGGCGAAGCAACCTGGGCCATCAGCGCCTACCTCGTCTCCAACGCCATCGTCATCCCCTTGTCCGGGTGGCTGAGCAGGCTGTTCGGGAGGAAAAGGTACCAGATCGGGTCTATCCTCATATTTACCGCGAGTTCCTTTATGTGCGGGGCCGCCTGGAGTCTGCAGAGTCTCATCGCATTCAGGGTTCTCCAGGGGTTGGGAGGTGGGGGGCTCGTTCCTGTGAGCCAGGCTATTCTCCTTGAGGCCTTTCCAAAGAAAGAGCATGGGATGGCCATGGCGCTGTTCGGGATGGGGGTCCTGGTCGGCCCCATTGTCGGGCCCCTCCTCGGGGGGTATATCACATACAACTTTTCCTGGCGCTGGATCTTCTACATCAATATACCAATAGGTCTTCTTTCAATCCTGTTGAGCGTCCTCTTCATCCACGACCCGTCCTACATGAAGCGACAGAGGATGAAAATCGACTACATGGGCTTTTTCTTTCTGGCGGTGGGACTGGGCGCCCTGCAGTATGTCCTCGACACCGGACAGCGGAAGGACTGGTTCGCCTCTCCTTATGTTTCAGGATTTGCCATCATCTCGGCTGTCTGCCTGATCTTCCTGGTCCTTAACGAAATGTTCACCGACGAGCCCGTTATCAATCTGGGGCTGTTTAAAAAGAGGAGCTTTACCAGCGGCAGCGTGGTCATGTTCTTCGTCATGTTCAATCTATACGGCAGCCTCATCCTCCTTCCCATCTTCCTTCAGACCCTCATGGGATATACATCGCTGCAGGCCGGGCTTGTCCTTGGCCCCGGCGGGTTCATCGCAATTATGGTAATGCCTATAGCGGGTATCCTGGTCACCAGGGTAGACCCTAAAAAGGTGTTGACGGTAGGGATTCTCATATGTGCCGGTACGACGTATGCCATGTCGTTGTTTAATCTGGACACCGATTTCTGGACCTTCGTCTGGCCGAGGGTGACCCTGGGCATCGGAATGCCCTTGATTTTTATTCCCCTCACAATCCTGACCCTGTCGCCCATCCCCAAGGAAAATATGGGGGGAGCTACCTCCATGTACAACATGCTGCGCAACCTGGGGGGAAGTGTGGGTATTGCCTTCGCGGGAACCATGGCGGCAAGAAGAGGGCAGTTCCACCAGTCCAGGCTCGTGGATCACCTTTCCGTCCTGGACCCGTCCTACGCCATGGCCAAGGCGAAAACAGCGGCCGTTTTGTCCTGGAAGGGTCTCCATTCCCTCCCTCCCGACGCCGGGATTTACCGCGAGCTCATATTCCAGGCGCGAATGCTGGGTTTCAACGATGCTTTCTTCCTCGTGGCCATGATGCTCCTTTCCTCGCTGGTACTCGTCCTTTTTATAAAAAGACCCACCCGGGATACCGGGAAAGGTTAG
- a CDS encoding HlyD family secretion protein, protein MTETIPAPGKNNNKKRKAFAIFSGVVIIGLAVGLWYRGYSRAHLKTDDAFVKGAIHLVASRVPGTVSLVRVDNNRFVRAGEELVDLDDNIYVQRLAAAQGALQSEMDRPAELKAQAKAQEKRVLSARAFLKRTIIAGDELKAVVAVREAEIRAKRAVRDQADTDLKRAQNLLGKGVIPRDRYDRARTGFEVAAAVLHAAEKRKEQATATVRAHSSAVLQAKAVLKAERAMAVRFLQSIKSQEGQIQRREAQAELAKLNLSYTKITAPADGFVTKKSVEIGNQVQAGQPLLAVVSFDKAYILANYKETQLHLIKPGQRVRIRLDAFPSKRFDGHVDSIMAGTGSAFSLFPPENASGNYVKVVQRIPVKMVFDNIQKVIPYLRVGMSVVPTILTGE, encoded by the coding sequence ATGACTGAAACGATACCGGCACCGGGGAAAAACAACAATAAAAAGCGCAAAGCTTTCGCCATTTTTTCCGGTGTGGTGATCATAGGGCTGGCCGTGGGATTATGGTATCGCGGGTATTCCCGGGCCCACCTTAAAACCGACGACGCCTTCGTGAAAGGAGCGATTCACCTGGTCGCGTCGCGTGTGCCGGGAACGGTAAGCTTGGTCCGTGTGGACAACAACCGGTTTGTCCGGGCGGGGGAAGAGCTCGTTGACCTCGATGATAATATCTACGTCCAGAGATTGGCCGCGGCCCAAGGCGCGCTTCAGTCGGAAATGGATAGGCCGGCGGAGCTCAAGGCCCAGGCGAAGGCACAGGAAAAACGGGTTTTATCGGCAAGGGCGTTTTTGAAAAGAACGATCATCGCGGGGGATGAGCTTAAGGCCGTCGTGGCGGTCCGGGAGGCCGAGATCCGTGCCAAACGGGCGGTTCGGGACCAGGCTGACACAGATCTGAAAAGGGCGCAGAACCTCCTGGGCAAGGGGGTCATACCCAGGGACCGTTATGACCGGGCCAGGACCGGTTTCGAGGTAGCAGCCGCGGTCCTTCATGCGGCCGAAAAACGGAAAGAGCAGGCGACGGCCACGGTCCGGGCCCATTCCAGCGCGGTTCTCCAGGCAAAAGCGGTCCTGAAGGCTGAGAGAGCCATGGCTGTCCGGTTCCTTCAGTCAATAAAGAGTCAGGAAGGCCAAATCCAGAGAAGGGAAGCGCAGGCGGAACTGGCCAAGCTCAACCTGTCCTATACGAAGATTACAGCCCCGGCTGACGGTTTCGTGACCAAAAAATCGGTGGAAATTGGAAATCAGGTACAGGCCGGCCAGCCGCTCCTGGCAGTGGTTTCCTTTGACAAGGCATACATCCTGGCGAACTACAAGGAAACCCAGCTTCACCTGATTAAGCCGGGCCAACGGGTAAGGATCAGACTCGATGCCTTTCCCTCAAAAAGGTTTGACGGGCATGTGGACAGCATTATGGCCGGCACCGGATCGGCGTTTTCCCTCTTTCCTCCTGAAAATGCCAGCGGCAACTACGTCAAGGTGGTCCAGCGAATCCCCGTGAAGATGGTTTTCGACAACATCCAGAAGGTAATTCCATACCTGAGAGTGGGGATGTCGGTGGTACCGACCATCCTGACCGGCGAATGA
- a CDS encoding TolC family protein: MRRLSVVCLLFFLFFGVGLRAGHALTLREGLEIVTSRGRRIQIAEARQTAAEEDVSLSRSKRLPRVDLFARQSFLAYQPEARFGPSGPVPVADKNSLSYGLRASQLLYDFGQSSSSIRAAALRSRAQGINTESTRNVAARDFIMAYIGLLEAEKRLDVARDEVSQYENHMGEAKAMYEEGLVTVNDLLQAKVILSDAMQRKMSAQNTRSIRESVINNLLLRPLSAEVEPNEISTAALFPKPDLDSATNTAGKLRPELRELATRIEAKEAAVRSLRASSYPTISLNGGFAYEENEYMVHESNWNLSAGVSLNLYSGGSTSARLRRAETELDALRIERAAAVERVSLEVKDAVLGLRSAGKRVEAARDGVKQADENLRLLNLRYEEGEATATDVQDAVTLLARAKTNYWSALYGVQRETALLIFAQGMDLVKAYNNDDFANSHQRAP, from the coding sequence ATGAGACGCTTATCGGTTGTTTGTTTGTTGTTTTTCCTGTTTTTTGGGGTGGGTTTAAGGGCTGGTCATGCCCTGACGCTCCGGGAAGGACTGGAGATCGTTACTTCGCGGGGCAGGCGGATTCAAATTGCCGAAGCCAGGCAGACGGCCGCTGAAGAAGACGTATCGCTTTCCCGTTCGAAGCGGCTTCCCAGGGTGGACCTGTTCGCCAGACAATCTTTTCTCGCCTATCAACCGGAGGCCCGTTTCGGCCCCTCCGGCCCGGTGCCTGTGGCCGACAAGAACTCATTGTCCTACGGTTTGAGGGCCAGTCAGCTCCTCTACGACTTCGGGCAGAGCTCATCCTCGATCAGGGCCGCCGCCCTGAGATCCCGTGCCCAGGGAATCAATACCGAATCGACGCGGAACGTTGCCGCCCGCGATTTCATAATGGCCTATATTGGCCTTCTGGAAGCCGAAAAACGGCTGGATGTGGCCCGGGATGAAGTCAGCCAGTACGAGAACCACATGGGGGAGGCGAAGGCGATGTACGAGGAGGGGCTGGTGACCGTAAACGATCTTCTGCAGGCCAAGGTCATCCTTTCCGACGCCATGCAAAGAAAGATGTCCGCCCAAAACACCCGTTCCATCCGGGAATCGGTAATCAACAACCTCCTTCTCCGTCCCCTGTCGGCGGAGGTCGAGCCGAATGAGATCTCCACAGCCGCCCTCTTTCCGAAGCCTGATCTTGATTCGGCCACCAACACAGCAGGGAAGTTGCGGCCGGAGCTGAGGGAACTCGCGACAAGGATCGAGGCAAAGGAGGCGGCGGTCAGATCTCTCAGGGCTTCGTCCTATCCGACGATTTCCCTTAACGGTGGGTTTGCTTATGAGGAGAACGAGTACATGGTTCATGAGTCCAACTGGAACCTTTCAGCCGGAGTTTCACTGAACCTTTATTCCGGTGGGAGCACGAGCGCCAGGCTGAGGCGGGCGGAGACTGAACTCGATGCACTCAGGATCGAAAGGGCTGCCGCTGTCGAGAGAGTGAGCCTGGAGGTCAAGGATGCAGTCCTCGGGCTGAGGAGTGCTGGGAAACGGGTCGAGGCCGCCCGGGACGGAGTCAAACAGGCCGATGAGAACCTGAGGCTCCTGAACCTGCGCTACGAGGAGGGTGAAGCCACCGCCACCGACGTCCAGGATGCCGTGACATTGCTGGCGCGGGCCAAAACCAACTACTGGAGCGCCCTTTACGGGGTACAGCGAGAAACGGCGCTGCTTATTTTCGCCCAAGGCATGGACCTTGTTAAAGCCTATAACAATGATGACTTCGCAAATAGTCATCAACGTGCCCCCTGA
- a CDS encoding TetR/AcrR family transcriptional regulator — MAEKSDTREKLLEATLELISEKGYLGASTREIAQMAGVSELTLFRHFGKKERLFEEVLKSRTFLPRLIHLLENVQGMSCQDALESIGIRYIETLKERKRMVRIILSEFNTYPEKVRQVHMRFVRDMEKAVEGYLDGLRAEGKMREFDSGTAARMFLRTLFSHFIVEGVIKDRELSQAEVTRTVKEFVDIFVNGLIARDQKD, encoded by the coding sequence ATGGCTGAAAAATCCGATACGAGGGAAAAGCTCCTCGAAGCAACGTTGGAGCTGATATCCGAGAAAGGCTATCTCGGGGCGTCCACGCGGGAGATCGCCCAAATGGCGGGGGTCTCCGAGTTGACCCTTTTCAGACATTTCGGGAAGAAGGAGAGGCTCTTCGAGGAGGTCTTGAAGTCACGCACCTTCCTTCCACGGTTGATCCACCTCCTGGAAAATGTCCAGGGAATGTCGTGCCAGGATGCATTGGAAAGCATCGGGATCCGGTATATCGAGACCCTGAAGGAGAGGAAAAGGATGGTCAGGATCATCCTCTCCGAGTTCAATACCTACCCTGAAAAGGTGCGGCAGGTCCACATGCGGTTCGTCAGGGATATGGAAAAGGCCGTAGAGGGGTATCTTGACGGCTTGAGGGCTGAAGGGAAGATGCGGGAATTTGATTCAGGCACCGCCGCGAGAATGTTTCTGCGCACCCTCTTTTCCCACTTTATTGTCGAGGGTGTAATAAAGGACCGGGAACTTTCGCAGGCGGAGGTTACAAGGACCGTAAAGGAATTCGTGGACATCTTCGTAAACGGGCTCATCGCACGGGACCAAAAGGACTAG
- a CDS encoding phosphatase PAP2 family protein: MEKAANDLLTGLGQHALLVYVFIFIVAFSESFAFVGLFVPGAVFAVTAGFLAARGLFDFQALALAGAAGAILADLASYYLARIYGSRITGGKLYIRYQPYLERGNRFIEKHGGKSVFLGRFVGFIRPVVPFLAGLLSMNPLKFAIYATVSGILWAYTYIGAGYLFGESWKVVEAWTGKLSILFLLIIFTLYFARHIAKVMGRKLAGAGGFLGSIFDSVVVSLSENPYISGLLARHPSLVGFFKQRFDKNSASGLLLTTGFLVTSFFSYLFLAVVEDVVFHDPLTSLDATIFYALQGVHSRFADEFFVFITTMASSVPVIISFLLILGILAVNRKRLEAFFFVLNFVGGMVFLVAMKYLLQRPRPAAIYHFFTETTPSFPSGHTFMSITVLGLALYYLVRYVRTGGARTSAIFAYFLFIFLVGLSRIYLGVHWFSDVLGAGFAGFIWISIMVTSYEYVIKRNGPRDRAGMGSKWVPAAAALLAVLGVVGNVSYSIRKTGPIVRNVQVVSPAIREFSGDMGQVIRKEISPFTETLLGNRAAPIQVVFSGDRKRIEGLLRDSGFVRKNEMRVRDLFGYVIMTLEQRIQDPLAAVLYYYHNRSQDGTWMRSGGDGPYPAMVVRMWDTRTMVNGRPVTVATVDVEKGLFRPFPWLELPMPVCEVSLPNVRKRFRIRLEGKKLDIESLKITDAGVGRNILHQQYFWDGEILLVRPVPNL; this comes from the coding sequence TTGGAAAAGGCCGCAAATGATCTCCTGACAGGATTGGGCCAGCATGCCCTTCTCGTCTACGTATTCATCTTTATCGTAGCTTTTTCGGAATCCTTTGCCTTCGTCGGCCTCTTTGTCCCCGGCGCAGTCTTCGCGGTTACCGCCGGATTCCTCGCCGCGAGGGGATTGTTCGACTTCCAGGCCCTTGCCCTGGCCGGGGCGGCGGGCGCCATTCTGGCGGACCTCGCCAGTTATTACCTCGCACGCATCTATGGATCAAGAATCACCGGGGGGAAACTCTACATAAGATATCAACCATACCTGGAAAGGGGAAACAGGTTCATAGAGAAGCACGGCGGCAAGAGTGTCTTTCTGGGGCGGTTTGTAGGTTTTATTCGCCCGGTGGTTCCCTTCCTGGCCGGCCTGCTGAGCATGAATCCGCTGAAGTTCGCGATCTACGCCACAGTGAGCGGCATCCTGTGGGCCTACACCTACATAGGCGCCGGATACCTGTTCGGGGAAAGTTGGAAGGTGGTGGAGGCTTGGACGGGCAAACTAAGCATTCTGTTCCTTCTGATCATATTCACTCTTTATTTCGCAAGGCATATTGCCAAGGTGATGGGGAGAAAGTTGGCTGGTGCCGGCGGTTTTCTGGGATCTATTTTCGATAGCGTTGTTGTCTCGCTTTCGGAAAATCCGTATATTTCCGGTCTCTTGGCCCGTCACCCTTCACTGGTCGGGTTTTTCAAACAGCGATTCGACAAAAACAGCGCTTCGGGCCTTCTCCTTACCACCGGCTTCCTGGTTACGTCCTTTTTCTCCTACCTCTTTCTCGCGGTGGTTGAGGACGTCGTTTTCCACGACCCACTGACCAGTCTTGACGCGACCATCTTTTACGCCCTGCAGGGCGTCCATTCACGGTTCGCCGACGAGTTCTTCGTCTTCATAACGACCATGGCGAGTTCGGTGCCGGTCATAATCTCCTTTCTGCTGATTCTTGGCATCCTGGCTGTCAACCGTAAAAGGTTGGAGGCATTCTTCTTCGTTCTCAACTTTGTCGGAGGGATGGTCTTTCTTGTGGCCATGAAGTACCTTTTACAGAGGCCGCGTCCCGCGGCTATTTACCACTTTTTCACCGAAACAACCCCATCCTTCCCAAGCGGGCATACCTTCATGTCCATAACGGTCCTCGGTCTTGCGCTCTATTACCTGGTCCGTTACGTGAGGACCGGCGGCGCAAGGACCTCCGCAATCTTTGCCTATTTCCTTTTCATCTTCCTCGTGGGGCTCAGCCGTATTTACCTGGGGGTACATTGGTTCAGCGACGTACTGGGCGCCGGCTTCGCAGGATTCATATGGATCAGCATAATGGTAACCTCCTATGAGTATGTTATCAAGCGCAACGGTCCCAGGGACAGGGCTGGCATGGGGTCGAAGTGGGTCCCCGCGGCAGCAGCGCTCCTGGCTGTATTGGGCGTTGTGGGAAATGTATCCTACTCCATCCGTAAGACCGGTCCGATTGTCAGAAACGTCCAGGTGGTCTCACCGGCGATCAGGGAGTTTTCCGGTGACATGGGGCAGGTTATCAGGAAGGAGATCTCTCCTTTTACCGAGACCCTTCTTGGGAACCGGGCGGCGCCGATCCAGGTGGTTTTCTCAGGGGACCGGAAAAGGATCGAGGGGCTCCTCAGGGATTCCGGATTCGTCCGGAAAAATGAGATGCGTGTCAGGGATCTTTTCGGCTATGTCATCATGACCCTGGAACAACGGATCCAGGATCCATTGGCCGCCGTCCTTTACTACTATCATAACCGTTCCCAGGACGGTACATGGATGAGGTCCGGAGGGGATGGTCCGTACCCTGCAATGGTCGTCCGTATGTGGGATACCCGGACCATGGTAAACGGGCGTCCTGTCACGGTGGCGACGGTGGATGTTGAGAAGGGCCTCTTTCGCCCCTTTCCGTGGCTAGAACTTCCCATGCCTGTCTGTGAGGTCTCCCTGCCGAACGTCAGGAAGAGGTTTCGAATCCGCCTTGAGGGAAAAAAGCTCGACATTGAGTCCTTGAAAATTACGGATGCCGGGGTGGGAAGAAACATCCTCCACCAGCAATACTTCTGGGATGGTGAGATCCTTCTGGTGAGGCCTGTCCCGAACCTCTGA
- a CDS encoding FHA domain-containing protein, producing the protein MNEYQSNGAEPDESREMNPEIMEPGTEPEEVGGPESWACLVLNDGGRLELSGDEVVIGRTDPLEGIHPDLDLGVRGGLEMGVSRRHATIFREDEKFSLEDLGSTNGTIINRERVQAGDRVTLNEGDVIYLGRFKAVFQTPHNSGGSQ; encoded by the coding sequence ATGAACGAGTATCAGAGCAATGGAGCGGAACCGGACGAGAGCCGGGAGATGAATCCCGAAATAATGGAACCGGGGACCGAACCGGAAGAAGTCGGCGGGCCTGAAAGCTGGGCCTGTCTCGTACTCAACGACGGAGGACGCCTGGAACTTTCCGGTGACGAGGTTGTTATCGGTCGGACGGACCCCCTGGAGGGTATTCATCCCGATCTGGATCTTGGTGTCCGCGGTGGCCTGGAAATGGGAGTTTCACGGCGTCACGCTACGATTTTCCGGGAGGACGAAAAGTTCTCGCTTGAGGACCTTGGCAGCACCAACGGGACTATCATCAATCGCGAGAGGGTCCAGGCCGGCGACAGGGTGACGCTCAACGAGGGGGACGTTATTTACCTGGGACGGTTCAAGGCCGTCTTCCAGACACCCCACAACAGCGGAGGTTCACAATGA